GAGAAGGCCGCCGAGGCGATCCCCGACGCGCGCGATCGGCTGAGCTACGTGGCGACGATGACCGAGCAGGCCGCCGAGCGGGCGCTCAACGCCATCGACCGTGCCCAGCCGATCCAGGATGCATTGGAAAGTCGTGCCGAGGAACTCGACACGCGCTGGGCGCAGTGGTTCGCCGAGCCCAAGGAGCTCGACGAGGCCAAGGAGCTGGTGGTCGATACGCGTGCCTATCTGAGCGCGGTGCCTGCACAGACGCGCGCGACCAATGCCGAACTGCTCGAGATCATGATGGCCCAGGATTTTCAGGACCTGACCGGCCAGGTGATCAAGCGCATGATGGACATGATCAAGGAGATCGAGAACCAGCTCGTTCAGGTGTTGCTGGATAACGTGCCGGACAGTCAGGATCGCCAGGAACTGCGCAAGACGCTGGTCAACGAGCGCGAGACCTCGCTGCTCAACGGGCCGCAGATCAAGTCCGAAGGCACTGACGTGGTCAGCGACCAGGGCCAGGTCGACGACTTGCTGGACTCGCTGGGCTTCTGATCCGTCAGGCGGTGGCCAGCGACCGTTGCGCTGTCGTGGCCTGACCCTTGCGCTCTTGAATAGCCTGCCGCGCGACAATCGTGGATTAACGCCCGATTCGTCGCGCTTTTTGCGTGTTTGTTGACTGCCGCCCCCGCGCAGAATAAGCCTCGTTAGAATTTTGCCGA
The genomic region above belongs to Halomonas zincidurans B6 and contains:
- the cheZ gene encoding protein phosphatase CheZ, which encodes MSVQAQHAGTQQGEDLVQRIGQVTRMLRDSMRELGLDKEIEKAAEAIPDARDRLSYVATMTEQAAERALNAIDRAQPIQDALESRAEELDTRWAQWFAEPKELDEAKELVVDTRAYLSAVPAQTRATNAELLEIMMAQDFQDLTGQVIKRMMDMIKEIENQLVQVLLDNVPDSQDRQELRKTLVNERETSLLNGPQIKSEGTDVVSDQGQVDDLLDSLGF